Proteins encoded together in one Bacillota bacterium window:
- a CDS encoding FAD-linked oxidase C-terminal domain-containing protein produces MRGYRSGSKPHPRPKGGAATALEKELGRIVGQRWVLKSRLARESYAYDGGVAEGLPDLVALPADRDELAAVASLCYREGVPLVPRGAGTSLSGGPVPVSGGVVVALTRMNRILTLDPENRVALVEPGVTNLELQRAAARWNLMFPTDPASQAMSTLGGNAAENAGGPRAAKYGVTRQHIVGLELVLPDGTVAATGQLDPVPCPDLPRPLLELTSLLAGSEGTLAFITRLALRLAPLPRNHATMLAFFPTMEQAAEAISRMVAARLMPAALEIMGRLDISLAEEHLHLGFPTDAEAMLLVEVDGPGPGLRRQILLAEEIAWQAGGAYIRSATDPGDRDKLWAARRASSGMYGRLKPTYLTLDVTVPRHRVPDMFRKVAELARQTDLPISLLGHMGDGNLHPAVLLDDRCPEELERALQVSRTLVAEALRLGGTLTGEHGIGTEKLEFMPAAFSPSTLEYLSTIKLAFDPRWLLNPGKLIPRPAGHPPDVPASPACRPRPPASGGPPAAGGTTDTERALRELGDALGMGLLTQDSQIAAFGFGGRHRPAAVAVPATGEELAETIRILAARRVPAWPVGSGELARTAFAPFRGGVAVSTANLRRVADITLENLTATLEVGCHPEELDRTLAAGGNCMYAVDCWRAPRSTLGGEIATNACGPGRPRYGATRDNLLGISFVDGRGRVCRVGGQTIKNVSGYDVTRLLCGSWGVLGVLVEATVRLWPRPETERTLAVAVRRPELEGLLKDVSAWGCDGPLQLLSPAPGEDNWVLLIGLAGVHEDVEWWAEQLLGRAHRHRLELRALPEAEAREAWDTARRQAGLAWCRQRQATTDAQARADRDIWVAGYIVLPPSLLPAAAERLYRDAEASPWRPTMNASCSPGTIDFLLEGAGNGVSHVLRRWEGLLAGKGRMGLYGWHDLLEPEVAPWHPLTAYHPATRDLVLRLKQHLDPTGILAPAARLLPVTRE; encoded by the coding sequence ATGCGGGGGTACCGCAGCGGATCCAAGCCACACCCTCGCCCGAAGGGGGGAGCCGCCACGGCCCTGGAGAAGGAACTCGGCCGCATCGTGGGACAGCGCTGGGTGCTGAAGAGCCGCCTGGCACGGGAGTCTTACGCTTACGATGGCGGGGTCGCAGAAGGCCTCCCCGACCTGGTAGCGCTCCCCGCCGACCGCGATGAGCTGGCTGCCGTAGCATCGCTGTGCTACCGCGAGGGCGTGCCGCTCGTCCCGCGGGGTGCCGGCACGTCCCTGAGCGGCGGCCCTGTACCCGTCTCCGGGGGTGTGGTCGTTGCCCTCACCCGCATGAACCGCATCCTGACCCTCGATCCGGAAAACCGCGTCGCGCTGGTGGAACCGGGGGTAACCAACCTGGAGTTGCAGCGCGCCGCCGCCAGGTGGAACCTGATGTTCCCCACCGATCCCGCCAGCCAGGCCATGTCCACGCTGGGGGGTAATGCCGCCGAAAACGCCGGGGGACCCCGCGCCGCCAAGTACGGGGTAACCCGCCAGCACATCGTGGGCCTGGAGCTGGTGCTGCCCGACGGCACCGTGGCTGCCACCGGCCAGCTCGACCCCGTGCCTTGCCCTGATCTCCCTCGCCCCCTGCTGGAGCTGACCAGCCTGCTGGCGGGATCGGAGGGGACCCTGGCCTTCATCACCAGGCTGGCCCTGCGGCTGGCCCCGCTGCCCCGGAACCACGCCACCATGCTGGCCTTCTTCCCCACCATGGAGCAGGCGGCCGAGGCCATCTCCCGCATGGTGGCGGCGCGCCTGATGCCCGCCGCCCTGGAGATCATGGGCCGCCTGGACATAAGCCTGGCCGAGGAACACCTGCACCTGGGCTTCCCCACCGACGCCGAGGCCATGCTGCTGGTCGAGGTAGACGGACCCGGTCCCGGCCTGCGGCGCCAGATCCTTCTGGCGGAAGAAATCGCCTGGCAGGCGGGCGGGGCGTACATCCGCTCCGCCACCGATCCCGGGGACAGGGACAAACTCTGGGCGGCCAGGCGGGCATCTTCGGGGATGTATGGCAGGCTCAAGCCCACCTACCTCACCCTGGACGTTACCGTCCCCCGGCACCGCGTCCCCGATATGTTCCGCAAGGTGGCCGAGCTGGCCCGGCAGACAGACCTGCCCATTTCCCTGCTCGGACACATGGGGGACGGCAACCTGCACCCGGCCGTCCTCCTGGACGACCGCTGCCCTGAGGAGCTGGAACGGGCCCTGCAAGTGAGCCGCACCCTGGTGGCGGAAGCGTTGCGCCTGGGTGGCACGCTCACGGGCGAGCACGGCATTGGCACAGAAAAGCTGGAGTTCATGCCGGCAGCCTTCTCTCCCTCCACCCTGGAGTACCTCAGCACCATCAAGCTGGCATTTGACCCCCGATGGCTGCTCAATCCCGGAAAACTCATCCCCCGCCCCGCCGGGCACCCACCAGATGTGCCTGCGTCACCGGCCTGCCGTCCGCGGCCACCTGCCTCCGGCGGACCCCCGGCGGCCGGCGGCACGACCGACACTGAGCGCGCCCTCCGCGAACTCGGCGACGCTCTGGGGATGGGCCTGCTCACGCAGGACTCCCAAATAGCTGCCTTCGGGTTCGGGGGCAGGCACCGTCCCGCGGCAGTGGCAGTCCCCGCCACCGGCGAGGAGCTGGCGGAAACCATCCGGATCCTGGCCGCCCGCCGCGTCCCGGCCTGGCCCGTCGGCAGCGGCGAACTGGCGAGAACGGCATTTGCCCCGTTTCGAGGCGGCGTGGCCGTCTCCACCGCCAACCTGCGCCGGGTGGCAGACATCACCCTGGAAAACCTCACCGCGACCCTGGAGGTGGGATGCCACCCCGAGGAACTGGACCGCACCCTGGCCGCCGGGGGCAACTGCATGTACGCGGTGGACTGCTGGCGCGCACCCCGCTCCACCCTGGGAGGCGAAATCGCCACCAATGCCTGCGGCCCCGGCCGGCCCCGGTACGGCGCCACGCGGGATAACCTTCTCGGCATAAGCTTCGTCGACGGCCGGGGCCGGGTCTGTCGCGTCGGTGGCCAGACCATCAAGAACGTGAGCGGCTACGATGTCACCCGCCTGCTCTGCGGTTCGTGGGGAGTCCTGGGCGTGCTGGTGGAAGCCACCGTGCGCCTGTGGCCCCGGCCCGAAACGGAAAGGACCCTGGCGGTGGCCGTCCGCCGCCCGGAACTCGAGGGATTGCTGAAAGACGTCTCTGCCTGGGGCTGCGACGGACCCCTGCAACTTCTGTCCCCCGCACCGGGCGAAGATAACTGGGTGCTGTTGATCGGCCTGGCGGGCGTGCACGAAGACGTCGAGTGGTGGGCGGAGCAACTCCTGGGGCGGGCTCACCGCCACCGCCTGGAACTCCGGGCCCTGCCGGAGGCCGAAGCCCGGGAGGCCTGGGATACCGCGAGGCGACAGGCAGGGCTGGCCTGGTGCCGGCAGCGCCAAGCCACTACCGACGCCCAGGCCCGCGCCGACCGCGACATCTGGGTGGCAGGATACATCGTCCTGCCCCCATCGCTCCTGCCCGCCGCTGCCGAAAGGCTCTACCGCGATGCCGAAGCCAGCCCGTGGCGGCCGACCATGAACGCATCCTGCTCCCCCGGTACAATCGACTTCCTGCTGGAGGGGGCAGGGAACGGAGTGAGCCACGTCTTGCGCCGATGGGAAGGGCTGCTCGCCGGCAAGGGCCGGATGGGCCTGTATGGCTGGCATGACCTCCTGGAGCCGGAGGTGGCGCCCTGGCACCCGCTGACGGCCTACCACCCTGCGACTCGAGACCTGGTGCTCCGCTTGAAGCAGCATCTCGATCCCACTGGCATCCTCGCTCCCGCAGCGCGCCTGCTCCCGGTCACCCGTGAGTGA
- a CDS encoding IclR family transcriptional regulator: protein MRAVERTIQILEVLAGAENGVRLADICRLTGLDGSTALRFLNTLERLGYAARDPAGRRYRLGPRVGRLGDGPALSVLQRVVRPHMEALQRACGEDVNLGTMDAGAALCLETQKSSHVLGVNISSGLRMPAHASSLGKAMLAFVPAGKRRAVLAGMQLERCTPNTITDPGNLERELELVRRRGYATDREEFSPGVVCVGAPVFNAQGQVVASLSITAPVQRVPLGELERRYAALLVETCRTISQELGCQDPPLPPSGGTHPPG from the coding sequence ATGCGAGCGGTGGAGAGAACCATCCAGATCCTGGAGGTGCTGGCGGGGGCAGAAAACGGAGTGAGGCTGGCAGACATCTGCCGGCTGACCGGCCTGGACGGGAGCACCGCCCTGCGGTTCCTGAACACTCTGGAGAGGCTGGGATACGCGGCCCGGGATCCGGCCGGGAGGCGGTACCGTCTTGGTCCGCGCGTGGGGCGGCTGGGGGACGGCCCGGCGCTGAGCGTGTTGCAGCGGGTGGTGCGGCCCCACATGGAGGCACTGCAGCGTGCCTGCGGTGAAGACGTCAACCTGGGCACCATGGACGCGGGTGCTGCTCTCTGTCTGGAGACGCAGAAGTCGTCTCACGTGCTGGGAGTCAATATCTCCAGCGGACTCCGCATGCCGGCTCACGCTTCTTCCCTGGGGAAGGCCATGCTGGCCTTCGTCCCTGCCGGCAAGCGGCGGGCAGTGCTGGCGGGCATGCAACTGGAGAGATGTACGCCCAATACCATCACCGACCCGGGGAACCTGGAACGGGAACTGGAACTGGTGCGGCGGCGGGGATATGCCACCGACCGGGAGGAGTTCAGTCCGGGCGTGGTTTGTGTAGGGGCGCCTGTGTTCAACGCCCAGGGTCAGGTGGTGGCCTCCCTGAGTATCACTGCGCCCGTCCAGCGCGTCCCCCTCGGGGAACTGGAGAGGCGGTACGCCGCTCTGCTGGTGGAAACGTGCCGGACCATCTCGCAGGAGCTGGGATGCCAGGATCCGCCGCTCCCCCCCAGTGGGGGTACGCATCCCCCCGGCTAA
- a CDS encoding energy-coupling factor transporter ATPase: protein MEDGGGRVASRRSPLVSIAGLSFSYDGSKDVLRELTLSLSPGDFLVVLGANGAGKSTLCYLLSGVIPHIYGGRRRGTVLVDGLDPWEHPMHEMAPHCGMVLQDPETQLFMPTLEMELGFGPSNLGIPREEVMRRVRHFLSLVGLQGYERRPTRALSGGQKQRAALASVLTMLPRVLILDEPTSQLDPLGSLEVVEALRTLAREREIAVIMTTHKVEEVLGIATHCLVLREGVPVRQGLFAEVAADVDALEEAGVQAPVAHRVLHALGASPSWVPADPGQVALVIKKLVDEQGGPPGERSEPPGEDGAPSEAAEVQAGQEAEADQAAQKPGAGEVVLQVENLEVTYPGSPPVTALRGVSLAVRQGELLGIVGQNGSGKTTLVKALVGLVRPSRGRIVYRGEDITSRNTGEITRRIGLVLQNPDYQLFNISVEEEVAFGLRNLRLHPGSIPGRVREVLDTLGLYGMRDLFPFKLSFGDRRKLSVACVLAMGPQVLILDEPTTAQDYRGRYLLAELADGLRKQGHAVIMITHDMDLVARYATRLLVLHEGRVLLEGPTARVFQQEELLAQAWLRPPGAHVLARKLGLPAHIMTPEELLHCLGYIGPAVPAQGRAGRN from the coding sequence TTGGAGGATGGAGGCGGCAGGGTGGCAAGCAGGCGCTCCCCTCTGGTGAGCATCGCAGGTCTGAGCTTTTCTTACGACGGCAGCAAGGATGTGCTGCGGGAGTTGACACTGTCCCTCAGTCCCGGAGATTTCCTGGTGGTCCTGGGGGCCAACGGGGCCGGGAAGTCCACCCTGTGCTACCTGCTGTCGGGGGTCATCCCGCACATCTATGGGGGGCGCCGGCGGGGTACTGTCCTGGTGGACGGGCTCGATCCCTGGGAGCATCCCATGCACGAGATGGCACCCCACTGCGGGATGGTACTCCAGGACCCGGAGACCCAGCTATTCATGCCCACCCTGGAAATGGAGCTGGGGTTCGGGCCGTCCAACCTGGGTATCCCCCGCGAGGAGGTCATGCGCCGCGTGAGGCACTTCCTCTCCCTGGTGGGCCTGCAGGGATACGAGCGCAGGCCCACCAGGGCCCTGTCCGGGGGGCAGAAGCAGAGGGCGGCGCTGGCCAGCGTCCTCACCATGTTGCCCCGCGTGCTCATCCTGGACGAGCCCACCTCGCAGCTTGACCCGCTCGGCTCCCTGGAAGTGGTAGAGGCCCTGCGCACCCTGGCGCGCGAGCGCGAGATCGCGGTGATAATGACCACCCACAAGGTGGAAGAGGTCTTGGGCATCGCTACTCACTGCCTGGTCCTGCGCGAAGGGGTTCCCGTCCGCCAGGGCCTGTTTGCAGAAGTGGCCGCCGACGTGGATGCCCTCGAGGAAGCAGGGGTGCAGGCACCCGTCGCCCACCGGGTGCTGCACGCCCTGGGGGCGTCCCCTAGCTGGGTGCCGGCGGACCCGGGGCAGGTGGCGCTGGTGATAAAGAAGCTGGTGGATGAGCAGGGCGGGCCCCCCGGCGAGCGCAGCGAGCCCCCGGGGGAAGACGGTGCCCCCTCAGAAGCCGCAGAGGTTCAGGCGGGCCAGGAGGCGGAAGCCGACCAAGCAGCGCAGAAGCCAGGAGCGGGCGAAGTGGTCCTGCAGGTGGAGAATCTCGAGGTCACCTACCCGGGGTCGCCGCCGGTCACCGCCCTGCGCGGCGTCAGCCTGGCGGTGCGGCAGGGCGAGCTCCTGGGTATCGTGGGGCAGAACGGGTCGGGGAAGACCACCCTGGTCAAGGCCCTGGTCGGCTTGGTGCGTCCGTCCCGGGGCCGCATCGTGTACCGGGGCGAGGACATCACCTCCCGGAACACGGGCGAGATCACCCGGCGCATCGGCCTGGTGCTTCAGAATCCCGATTACCAGCTGTTCAACATCTCCGTGGAGGAGGAAGTAGCCTTCGGCCTGCGTAACCTGCGCCTGCATCCCGGAAGCATCCCCGGGCGCGTGCGCGAGGTCCTGGACACGTTGGGTCTGTATGGGATGAGGGACCTCTTTCCGTTCAAGCTCTCCTTCGGTGACCGCCGCAAGCTCTCGGTGGCGTGTGTGCTGGCCATGGGGCCCCAGGTGCTGATCCTGGACGAGCCCACCACGGCCCAGGACTACCGGGGCCGCTACCTCCTGGCCGAACTCGCCGACGGGTTGAGGAAGCAGGGGCATGCCGTGATCATGATCACCCACGACATGGACCTGGTGGCGCGGTACGCCACCCGCCTGCTCGTCCTGCACGAGGGCCGGGTGTTGCTGGAGGGGCCTACGGCCCGGGTATTCCAGCAGGAAGAACTGCTGGCGCAGGCGTGGCTGCGGCCGCCGGGCGCCCACGTGCTGGCCAGGAAGCTGGGATTGCCCGCCCACATCATGACCCCCGAGGAACTCCTTCATTGCCTCGGGTATATCGGTCCGGCCGTGCCCGCGCAGGGCCGCGCGGGGAGGAACTAG
- a CDS encoding energy-coupling factor transporter transmembrane component T: MQTPFAYFDSPSFVHRLHPVVKLGFVLATLVVILLPYFPTGRDYGTLLLWLGLAGLFWVLAGIHPRRFYVLLKILLATFAFLVLVQGFMYRGGRPLLVLGHLPIPGGADLGVLTDAGLLFGILLCIRVLVAVASVPVFVSTTSPGKVMAMFRRLGIPNRFAFMFVSALTFTDLIFEMWNSILDAQKLRGFDLSSMGTIDKLRRGFIPVVVPLILLLFRRGDELEIAMGGKGFGAPGRPTELEPLRFGWRDLVAASLIAGAVVGVYVVKFL, translated from the coding sequence GTGCAGACGCCCTTTGCCTACTTCGATAGCCCCTCTTTCGTACACCGTCTGCATCCCGTGGTCAAGCTGGGCTTCGTGCTGGCCACGCTGGTGGTGATCCTGCTCCCCTACTTCCCCACCGGGCGCGATTACGGGACGCTGCTATTGTGGCTGGGGCTGGCGGGCCTTTTCTGGGTCCTGGCCGGCATCCATCCGCGGCGGTTCTACGTCTTGCTCAAGATCCTGCTGGCCACGTTCGCTTTCCTGGTGCTGGTGCAGGGGTTCATGTACCGGGGCGGCAGGCCGCTCCTGGTGCTCGGTCACCTGCCCATCCCCGGCGGTGCCGACCTGGGGGTGCTGACGGACGCGGGCCTGCTGTTCGGGATTCTCCTCTGCATCCGGGTGCTGGTGGCGGTGGCCAGCGTGCCCGTATTTGTCTCCACCACTTCTCCCGGCAAGGTCATGGCCATGTTCCGCCGCCTGGGCATCCCCAACCGGTTTGCCTTCATGTTCGTGAGCGCGCTCACCTTCACCGATCTCATCTTCGAGATGTGGAACAGCATCCTGGATGCCCAGAAGCTGCGGGGGTTCGACCTGTCGTCCATGGGTACCATCGACAAGCTGCGCAGGGGCTTCATCCCGGTGGTGGTTCCCCTCATCCTCCTCCTGTTCCGCCGGGGTGACGAGCTGGAGATAGCCATGGGGGGCAAGGGATTTGGGGCACCGGGCCGGCCTACCGAACTCGAGCCGCTGCGCTTCGGGTGGCGGGACCTGGTGGCGGCGAGCCTGATCGCGGGTGCCGTGGTCGGGGTGTACGTGGTCAAGTTCCTATGA
- a CDS encoding aspartate aminotransferase family protein gives MQERSFVDLAARLGDLLAPSLAVDWPNLPVSRASGTYVWSTDGRRYLDFVSGMATANLGHCHPRVVAAAKEQMDRLVHGPIGVLLYEPIVRLAEELRGVVPGGLDMFFFGNSGAEAVEGALKLARYVTGRSAVIAFEGGFHGRTMGAASVTSSKSKYRLHYEPLLSSVYFAPYPYCYRCPVGREQGRCGLECLDRLDSMFHHLVDPSQVAAVLVEPVLGEGGYVVPPAGYLKGLRELCDRHGTLLVFDEVQTGFGRTGAMFAAQAMGVVPDVMAVAKGIASGLPLGATVAPSRLMKEWSPGAHGTTFGGNPVSCAAALATLAVLREEDLPARARGLGEYALSRLREMADRHPRVGDVRGLGLMIGIEFVDPAGRRPYGELVARVLEECLARGLILYPCGTFNQVIRFIPPLTVSEEDLDAGLEILSQALEAVGA, from the coding sequence GTGCAGGAGCGTTCCTTTGTGGATCTGGCGGCGCGCCTCGGGGACCTGCTGGCTCCCAGCCTGGCGGTGGACTGGCCCAATCTGCCCGTTTCCCGGGCCAGCGGCACTTACGTGTGGAGTACGGACGGCCGGCGGTACCTGGATTTCGTTTCCGGGATGGCCACGGCCAACCTGGGGCACTGCCACCCCCGCGTGGTGGCGGCGGCGAAGGAGCAGATGGACCGTCTGGTACACGGACCCATCGGGGTGCTGCTGTACGAACCCATCGTACGGCTGGCGGAGGAGTTGCGGGGGGTGGTGCCGGGCGGCCTTGATATGTTCTTCTTCGGCAACAGCGGGGCAGAGGCAGTGGAGGGAGCCCTCAAGCTGGCCCGCTATGTCACGGGGAGGTCGGCCGTGATTGCCTTCGAGGGCGGCTTCCACGGGCGCACCATGGGGGCCGCTTCGGTTACGTCTTCGAAGAGCAAGTACCGCCTTCACTACGAACCCCTGCTTTCGTCCGTGTACTTCGCTCCCTACCCGTACTGCTACCGCTGCCCGGTGGGAAGGGAGCAGGGGCGGTGTGGCCTGGAATGCCTGGACCGGCTGGACTCCATGTTCCATCACCTGGTCGATCCCTCGCAGGTGGCGGCGGTGCTCGTCGAGCCCGTGCTGGGCGAGGGCGGCTACGTGGTGCCTCCGGCCGGTTACCTGAAGGGGTTGCGGGAGCTGTGCGACCGCCACGGCACCCTGCTCGTGTTCGATGAGGTGCAGACCGGGTTCGGTCGCACCGGCGCCATGTTCGCCGCTCAGGCCATGGGGGTGGTCCCGGACGTCATGGCGGTGGCCAAGGGGATAGCGTCCGGGCTTCCTCTGGGGGCCACCGTGGCTCCTTCCCGGCTGATGAAGGAGTGGTCCCCCGGAGCCCACGGCACCACCTTCGGGGGTAACCCGGTTTCCTGCGCCGCCGCCCTGGCGACCCTGGCCGTGCTGCGCGAGGAGGATCTCCCCGCGCGCGCCCGGGGACTCGGCGAGTATGCCTTGAGCAGGCTGAGGGAGATGGCAGATCGTCACCCGCGGGTGGGAGACGTGCGGGGTCTGGGGCTCATGATCGGCATCGAGTTCGTAGATCCGGCTGGCCGCCGCCCCTATGGAGAGCTGGTGGCCCGCGTCCTGGAGGAGTGCCTGGCTCGGGGGCTGATCCTGTACCCCTGCGGCACTTTCAACCAGGTGATCCGGTTCATTCCGCCCCTTACCGTCTCTGAAGAGGACCTGGACGCCGGCCTGGAGATCCTCTCCCAGGCGCTGGAGGCCGTTGGGGCCTGA
- a CDS encoding PucR family transcriptional regulator ligand-binding domain-containing protein, whose translation MSQGRPNASPYQAVVSGITVREALKLGALTRARVVAGQAGLDNIIRYVSVIEVPDAVRWFQGYELMITAAYSYRHSEEALVQLVEDLVCADAAALAICYSQRYLGGIPPRVIARADELGFPLLELPLDVKYIEIITPVLTAIVNRQAQYLDFALRTHVELENMVLKGAGLEAMVRRVAEFLEVPVLLLSPSFQVRFSAVPSERAVAAATAAGVSPDRPATAGEAGPAAAAGAVVTATTDWRVVLADARPDGEHGSTVLVGETGGVSFTAVPLGTETLLLGYLLAPGIEPGETKRLLLSQCSMPLTVELLLERARQEAELRLQRDFFDDLFNGEMSSEVALRRAKAYGIDLAGCSLVVVADIDSLAKQFLKSGEEERIQTLKEGLKKLASALVEAEAEGGAAVSRSDSVVVLPRFPGVGREDALSRAKHLAQRLCREAANRLAPATVSVGVGAYCPDPGDLSRGFRTAHGAIEIGRRLRGPSSVHCWDELGPYQLLFAMKGSDEARDFVMRNLGPLLHGPGTRSEELLGTLETLLACGGNLEGAAARLHLHRNTVRYRLDQIRRLLGRDPLARAFEMELALALRKLL comes from the coding sequence ATGAGCCAGGGGCGACCAAACGCTTCTCCTTACCAGGCGGTAGTCTCCGGTATTACGGTGCGAGAGGCCTTGAAGCTAGGCGCTCTCACGAGGGCCCGGGTGGTGGCCGGCCAGGCGGGCCTGGATAACATCATCCGGTACGTGAGCGTGATCGAGGTCCCCGATGCCGTGCGCTGGTTCCAGGGCTACGAGCTCATGATCACGGCCGCCTACTCGTACCGTCACAGCGAGGAGGCCCTGGTCCAGCTGGTGGAAGACCTGGTGTGTGCCGACGCAGCCGCCCTGGCCATCTGCTACTCCCAGCGGTACCTGGGGGGCATACCCCCCCGGGTCATCGCCCGGGCCGACGAGCTGGGTTTTCCCCTGCTGGAACTGCCCCTCGACGTGAAATACATCGAAATCATCACCCCCGTGCTCACCGCCATCGTCAACAGGCAGGCGCAGTACCTGGATTTTGCTCTGCGCACCCACGTGGAACTGGAGAACATGGTGCTCAAGGGCGCAGGCCTGGAAGCCATGGTGCGGCGAGTGGCCGAGTTCCTTGAAGTTCCCGTTCTGCTGCTCTCCCCCTCGTTCCAGGTACGCTTTTCTGCAGTGCCTTCTGAGCGGGCAGTGGCGGCGGCCACGGCGGCTGGGGTGTCTCCGGACCGACCGGCCACGGCTGGCGAGGCCGGGCCGGCCGCAGCGGCTGGCGCGGTTGTGACGGCCACGACCGACTGGCGGGTAGTTCTGGCCGACGCCCGGCCCGACGGCGAGCACGGCAGCACCGTCCTGGTGGGTGAAACGGGGGGCGTGAGCTTCACCGCCGTACCTCTGGGCACGGAGACCCTGCTTCTTGGCTACCTGCTGGCTCCCGGCATCGAACCCGGAGAGACGAAGCGGCTCTTGCTCTCGCAGTGTTCCATGCCCCTCACCGTGGAGTTGCTCCTGGAGAGGGCCAGGCAGGAGGCGGAGCTACGTCTGCAGAGGGATTTCTTCGATGACCTCTTCAACGGCGAGATGTCCAGCGAGGTCGCCCTCCGCCGGGCGAAGGCGTACGGCATCGACCTGGCCGGGTGCTCCCTGGTGGTGGTGGCTGACATCGACTCGCTGGCCAAACAGTTCCTGAAGTCGGGGGAAGAAGAACGTATCCAGACCCTAAAGGAGGGTCTCAAGAAGCTGGCCAGTGCTCTGGTGGAAGCGGAGGCGGAGGGTGGCGCGGCGGTCTCCCGCAGCGACTCCGTAGTCGTCCTGCCCCGCTTCCCGGGAGTGGGAAGGGAGGATGCTCTTTCTCGGGCCAAGCATCTGGCGCAGCGCCTGTGCCGGGAAGCCGCGAACCGGCTGGCACCCGCCACGGTATCGGTGGGGGTGGGAGCCTACTGCCCGGATCCGGGCGATCTGTCCCGCGGGTTCCGGACCGCGCACGGGGCGATAGAGATCGGGCGCCGCCTGCGCGGGCCCAGCTCGGTGCACTGCTGGGACGAGCTGGGCCCTTACCAGCTGCTCTTCGCCATGAAGGGCTCGGACGAGGCCCGGGACTTCGTGATGCGGAACCTGGGGCCCCTCCTGCACGGACCCGGCACCCGCAGCGAGGAACTCCTCGGTACGCTGGAGACGCTGCTGGCCTGCGGCGGGAATCTGGAAGGGGCAGCTGCCCGCCTCCACCTCCACCGCAACACGGTACGGTACCGTCTGGATCAGATCCGCCGCCTCCTGGGTCGGGATCCCCTGGCTCGCGCTTTCGAGATGGAGCTGGCCCTGGCTCTGCGCAAGCTCTTGTGA
- a CDS encoding leucyl aminopeptidase, translating to MPSVQDLELARAAYVIVNELCKVRPGESVLITADSATEWRPAEETAKAAEVAGANVMIAWHSTPGGYGKVADPRLPDGLKAAIPSTDVWIEYNNQWLLYSSPWLEAMTGTRVRYLFLGGLDTDQIVRCIGKIDIRAQDEFQREIVSMTRRACRMRITTPAGTDVSFENDPERPVTNELFADTPGAHFLLGQIGWAPVEETIEGAIVFDGSFSGGGEADLGVLKEPIRLTVKEGVIRSINGGDEARKVREWLEKLGDPKMYHLAHVCYGFNPGARLSGLCTEDERVWGSTEWGIGFQGPFFKGKVGPAATHADGICLNSSVWMDGELIMQEGKLVHPKLARLAAALGK from the coding sequence ATGCCGTCTGTACAGGATCTGGAGCTGGCAAGGGCGGCGTACGTCATTGTCAACGAGCTGTGCAAGGTGAGGCCGGGCGAGAGCGTACTGATCACCGCAGATTCGGCTACCGAGTGGAGGCCCGCGGAGGAGACGGCCAAGGCAGCGGAGGTGGCCGGTGCCAACGTGATGATCGCCTGGCATTCCACCCCCGGCGGGTACGGCAAGGTGGCGGACCCGCGACTGCCCGACGGGCTCAAGGCGGCCATACCCAGTACGGACGTATGGATAGAGTACAACAACCAGTGGTTGCTGTATTCATCGCCGTGGCTGGAGGCGATGACGGGCACCAGGGTGCGTTACCTTTTCCTGGGCGGCCTGGACACCGACCAGATCGTGCGCTGCATCGGCAAGATCGACATCAGGGCTCAGGACGAGTTCCAGCGTGAAATCGTTTCCATGACCCGTCGTGCCTGCCGCATGCGGATCACCACTCCAGCCGGCACCGATGTCAGCTTCGAGAATGATCCGGAACGACCAGTGACCAACGAACTGTTCGCCGATACACCCGGAGCTCACTTCCTGCTGGGCCAGATCGGCTGGGCCCCGGTGGAGGAAACCATCGAGGGTGCCATCGTCTTCGACGGGTCCTTCTCGGGAGGAGGCGAAGCCGACCTGGGGGTTCTCAAAGAGCCCATCAGGCTGACGGTAAAAGAAGGGGTGATCAGGAGCATCAACGGGGGAGACGAGGCCAGGAAGGTCCGCGAGTGGCTGGAGAAGCTGGGCGATCCCAAGATGTACCACCTCGCGCACGTGTGTTACGGCTTCAATCCGGGTGCCCGTCTTTCCGGGCTGTGCACCGAGGACGAGCGGGTGTGGGGCAGCACCGAGTGGGGTATCGGGTTCCAGGGGCCTTTCTTCAAGGGGAAGGTGGGACCGGCCGCCACCCATGCCGATGGCATTTGCCTCAATTCGTCGGTGTGGATGGACGGCGAACTGATCATGCAGGAGGGTAAGCTGGTGCACCCCAAGCTCGCCCGGCTTGCCGCCGCCCTGGGCAAGTGA